The genomic stretch CTCGTGGAGTCGACAGCTCTGGCCagacgttttgcatcaccttagaattttaggactgagacatttaaaaaaaaaaataaaaaattaaaaataaataaatcaaagtacaTGAACATAATTGATCAGGGAGGGCCTCAACTGATAACTAACGAAGCAGCCAGGCAATGTGTTTATTCACTCACTGAGCTAATTTAACACTCCCTTCCTTTTAAACactacagaatatatatatatacacacacacacacagagcctggaTAAAAACGCTTGAAACTCTTCAGCCACGCAGCAGATCGTATATTGTGGCAATGCAACGATTCCTGAAGGAACTCAAAGCGATTTAATCCTTGCAATTGAAATCGACGCTGCCTGCCTAGCTGGCTCCCCCTACTGGCTTTTCCTGTTATTACCGAGTCAAGTGGCAACTGTATAATTTAGTCTGAAAAGAAtcaaacacgtttttttttttttttaagatttgtataGAAATCAggcttgttgtgtttttgtacttAATATAACGTACCCTTCAAGGGTTTACAACATATTTCACCTGCTTGTATCTTTGCGTTACACAGCAGTGACACCCCGCATCACAATAAATGAAGAGTCGCTGCTTCTGCCTGGAAATGAAAAAGGAAGACTTGGGATTTAAAAAGCcccaaaattaaatcaaaaatgTACTAACGCGTTTCTCAGTTGTAATTGAGAGACAAGAAACGGCTTATAACAGGGACCAATCGAATTTTTTAAGGAGTAAGATCCTGAAAATCAGAAGACCTATTATTTAGACACCTATGCTGTAATTtagaataattaaaattaaactctCTCAAAATTATTTTAGTAACGTTTAAAACGATCTattcttaaaatgtttaaacgTTTAATAAATTAAACGGAATCTAGCAGCCCGGGTATAAGTTATGAGTGCGCCAGCGATTTCTCGGaataattttcaaaatgtaaaatgcttaaaacaaaatatttttaatacaaagaCGAGTTTTCAGTGCAGGAGAGGGCAGCGATCTATTTAGCCTTGCACTGGATAAGTGACGTGGTAAATCAGTGATTTGACAATCGCAAATTAgtcctctgcctctctctctcccaaaaaagtttttttttttcccttcaaggCCTGATTTCAGGGAGCAAGGCTGGACTAGGCTTGGCTGGGTTGTGTTGAGTTTGGTTTGTTCTGGGCTCTGGTTGTGCTGTGTTGAGTTGGGTTTGTTCTTGGCTCTGGTTGTGCTGTGTTGAGTTGGGTTTGTTCTGGGCTCTggatgtgctgtgttggggtGAGATGGTCTCTCACAGCGGCAGCTGTCTGGTTGCGCCGTGTTGGGGTGAGATGGTCTCTCACAGCGGCAGCTGTCTGGTTGCGCCGTGTTGGGGTGAGATGGTCTCTCACAGCGGCAGCTGTCTGGTTGCGCCGTGTTGGGGTGAGATGGTCTCTCACAGCGGCAGCTGTCTGGTTGCGCCGTGTTGGGGTGAGATGGTCTCTCACAGCGGCAGCTGTCTGGTTGCGCCGTGTTGGGGTGAGATGGTCTCTCACAGCGGCAGCTGTCTGGTTGCGCCGTGTTGGGGTGGGATGGTCTCTCACAGCGGCAGCTGTCTGGTTGCGCCGTGTTGGGGTGAGATGGTCTCTCACAGCGGCAGCTGTCTGGTTGCGCCGTGTTGGGGTGAGATGGTCTCTCACAGCGGCAGCTGTCTGGTTGCGCCGTGTTGGGGTGAGATGGTCTCTCACAGCGGCAGCTGTCTGGTTGCGCCGTGTTGGGGTGAGATGGTCTCTCACAGCGGCAGCTGTCTGGTTGCGCCGTGTTGGGGTGAGATGGTCTCTCACAGCGGCAGCTGTCTGGTTGCGCCGTGTTGGGGTGAGATGGTCTCTCACAGCGGCAGCTGTCTGGTTGTGCTGTGTTGGGGGGAGATGGTCACTCACAGCGGCAGCTGTCTGGTTGCGCTGTGTTGGGGTGAGATGGTCTCTCACAGCGGCAGCTGTCTGGTTGTGCTGTGTTGGGGGGAGATGGTCTCTCACAGCAGCAGCTGTCTGGCTGCGCTGTGCCGCATGGAGATGATCTCTCATAGCTGCAGCAGGCGTGTGGTGTTCAGCAGCAGGGAGTTGAGATCCTCCGAGTGTACCGCTCGGTGGAGAGAGGGCTCCGACGCACTCCGCTCGATCTTGGGCAAGGATTCCTGAACTTGCTCCATCGCAACCAGGATctgacacaaaaaaacacaagagtcaGAGACTAAATTAAAGGAGGCgggagaagaagaagaattacacacacacacacaatgacagagattttagaaatactaaaacagacGTTTCAAATGGAGGTTTATTTTCAAACCgtccacaccaccaccaccacgtTACCTGCGGAAACAGTGGCCTCTCGTCCTTCTTGAATTTCAGACAGTTTATTATGAGTCTCTTCATGGCTTTGGGGCAGTTACTGTAGACCTTTGTGAGATCAGGAGACAGGTAACCCCGACCCACCATGAAGATTATCTGAAAACACAGGAGTCGTGTAATTAGGTCAATCTCCTATCAACACCAGAACAAACGGGTGCCAGTCCGGCATATGCATATAACCATATCCCAACGTCATGGTACGATCTATAATCGCCGTAGGCAGGTCACGACTCGATGTGCATCACGATACCAGGGAGAGTATGCATTCATACCAATTCTAAATAATTCTCATTCAACAACTCCTTGGTGAACCTACAGTGAGCAGTGCTGCTCTGCGTTTGGTCTTGAGTTATAAACAATGCTCACCTGTATTGGGATACGAAACACCACACAAAGAAAGTACCCATCTGTGCTCGTCTTCTGCCTACTAGCAGATTAATCTGAAAACACTGTCGAGTCGTCTTTGGAacgatcccagtgattcagcatcgcCAACGTGACTAGGCTTCCCATTCCAAGGAACCGGGCAGTGGAGAGAAACACTGCTGAGAAACCCTCACCGTGGATCACAAAGCCACAGAGCTCACCTGGTCTCTGTTGTTTATGTTGGAGTAAGGCAGCGTTCCGGACATGACCACAAACAGGACCACTCCATATCCGTACACGTCAGACTGGAAGCTGTAAGGATTGCTTTCCTGCATCCGGATAACCTCCGGAGCCTgggaagagacagacagacagagagggagggagagatgacACGGACATGCACACATGGTCATTATCCACATTAACCAAGagccttttaaaacaaatcttaaagcAGTTAGATAAAACAGAACACTGGTCTGAAATCTTGCACTGCTTTCGGCTGAAGGAAGCAAAGTTTCTATGCCTTGCTTTCATTTAAACTTCTTTGGCCATGTCACCGGTTTTGGACACTAAATAAAAGACCTGATTCTTGTTATCAATGTGTTGTTAACGCTTGTCTTGAtccgcccctcctgctctgcgctgggcttgcctgacctcagcaccatgtTACTGCATCGTCAGCTGATGCCCTACCCTTGCACTACTATCACATTATTGTAGATACAAACAGTTTTAACCCTAAACGGTTACTTCTGATCTCATATTGTATTCTGGTAGCATTTGCACTCAAGTGTTTAAATACTATTTTTGCACTGTAATCTTGTATTGGTCTGTGACAGCTGTAAATCACCCTGGATAAAGTGGTCTgtcaaaataaactaataataatgtgTGAAAACTCTACAAGTGCCAGTAAGGCGGTCCAGTCTGTCTTACCATCCACAGGATAGATCCGCTGGGCTGTTCAACCTGATGAGATCCAGTCCACCGGGATTTGACAGTGGCCAATCCAAAATCACCAATCTTCACCGTCCAGCCCTCGTGCAGAAAGATATCTGGACACGGGAGtcgaggaacacacacacacacccaacgaACACCCCAACCATATCAAACTACAGCTCCGGccaaaaaaagttttgcatcaccccatagaatgaactcattttaaggattcattaaaaatgaaccacatttaattcaatttaatcaaataatctcaaactctgtcctggggaccccctgtgtctgctggttttcaatccagccgagctctcaattaactcgacccttaactgaactgataatttgattaattagacttattattttttattttttacttgttttcagctcttaaacagttgcagttgaAGTTGCTTATCAactgttacagctaacttgaaatatgcaaactgtgcTGAAaacagagctgaaaacaagtaaaaaaaagcctaattaagctaattatcagttcaattaagggtctagtttattgagagctcggctggattgaaaaccagcagccacagggggtccccaggacagagtttgagaagccctgatttaaGAGGACTGAGGAAGGCTCTTCAACTCTGGAactacaacattaaaaaaaatacgaGAAAAATGATCCAAACTtaatattaaaggaacagaaccCAGAGCAAACACGTTCAGACATCTTACTGCTTAGTCCGTAGGAGACAAAAGGAAACTGTTTGATTTCAGGTCCCTGTGAATGATATTCTTGGCGTGGAGGTaactggagggaaaaaaaaaaaaaagaagtaaaaaaattAGGAAACCCACAATGCTTTTAGACCATATCTGAAAAGTGAAAGGTTGAAAACACCTGGCTTTGTTTTGCTTGCACTTCTGTGTTGGGAACAACACGAACGGTGCAACTTGAGCCTTTCGTGAATTAAATGCAACTTTGCAGTTAACATACacgtaacgaaaaactgacaaaaattaaagaaatgtggAATTTCAAAATCTACCATTAACATGGTTTCTGGCTCTAATACCAGGCTGTATCTTGTTTGATTAcatcatattaaataaaatagttaaaattatgtctcaatcctaaaattccaggtgccTACAGTTCGCGGAGATTTGGGGAGTTATGATAAGAGGCTGCCAGTCTTACTCAATGCCCTGCGCTGTCTGCCGTGCCACGTCGATCCTCCTCATCGTCTCGAACTTGGTCTCAATGACGTGCAGGTGGTGGTACAGACTGCTGCCCTCACACCACTGCGTGATGATGGCAAAGTTCGGCTTCGTCATGAAGCCCATGAACAGCAGGATGTTGACGTGTCGcgtcttcctgtgtgtgtggggggggtgggggtgggggagtagCGTTTAAAACTCTAACGAATTGAAATCAATCTCTGTGCACCCTTAATATTTCCCCATTCGCTCACTTGTTTAAAAGGGtaaataaggacctttttatttgtgttgcaagtgttgctacaactgtttaagcaaggtgtgtatattgtttaaaatatatatatatttttttaattgcattccactgcctcaAAAGATGGCTTCCCATGGACCACTCaaattacatttcccatcacccccATGCTCGCGGACGAATCCATCTCGGTTACAGGCGCGTTCAGTCCCCGCCACTTCGGACACGCCAGGGAAAAAGATTCTGTGTTTTCAAATGAGTCCGAGCGGTCTGTTCTCTTTTTCTCACTGAGGCCCTGGCTGGCTTTTGAGCTCACCTGAGCACCTGCATCTCGTTCTTGAAGGCTAGCAGCTGCTCTGGGGTGGGATCAGTCACTTTGAGGATCTTCACAGCCACATCTCCGTGCCACTTGCCCTTGTAGACTGTCCCGAAGGAGCCAGCCCCGATTCTCTTCAGCATGGACACCTCTCGCTCGTGCACCTCCCAGTAATAGCTGGAGTCTCTGTACCCACCGCGGTGCTGGAAACGCACACACAGGGCCGtttacaacacacaacacagtaaACATGTTAAGTGTCGGTCTGTGTAGTTGTtcgtgtcaaaaaaaaaaaaaacttactaacGTTAAGTTTGCAGCTGTTAAATATCAAGGATCTTTTCTTTAACCAGCAATGTATGAAGACATACCTGCTTGTTAGATGCAACGCTTAAATCAAACTGATGGTGACAGTGAACGTGTATTACACTAAAACGAAAGCAAGCCGAGAGATCGGTTTGGTATCTTAGCATGCTTTTCAATACAAATGAATTGCCGGCTGACTATGTTGGGGAGACCAgataaaatccccccccccaaaaaaaattggCTCACCACTTTCTTCTTGTCGTCGGACGAAGACTGCTTGCGTTCTTTGGGGTGCTCTGAAGGGGATTTTGGGGGGAGGTGTCTTCTCCCCGGGGAGCCCATAGGGGAGGGGCTGGTCGAGGGCTTAGGGGAAGGATCCACAACTGTGATAGGAAAAGGAggagatgaagaggaggaggaggacagggGTGATAAATTAGAATTGGTTGTCAGTAGATATTTAAAAGGTTTTAACCTACCTAAATTCCAAAAAGCAAAGAC from Polyodon spathula isolate WHYD16114869_AA chromosome 43, ASM1765450v1, whole genome shotgun sequence encodes the following:
- the LOC121305491 gene encoding serine/threonine-protein kinase A-Raf-like gives rise to the protein MKPALCNGAVSLTPPASRERCSRSSSGGQANAIMSTSSSSSSSSSEACQGDTHRGGGTIRVYLPNKQRTVVTVRPGQTVYDSLDKALKVRGLNQDCCAVYRLLKGRKQLTDWNTDVTPLEGEELLVEVLDHVPLTMHNFVRKTFFKLAYCDFCHKFLFHGFRCQTCGYKFHQHCSSHPMSAAMFKTPPPNLCGVSFSYRCLPNPDSSNIPILIIQDPSMEIRPSDPPDTPEPPELLSQDSAFPFPLAGGEGQSLQRYRSTSTPNVHMISTVGSAGVGIIEEALKMDYITVVDPSPKPSTSPSPMGSPGRRHLPPKSPSEHPKERKQSSSDDKKKVHRGGYRDSSYYWEVHEREVSMLKRIGAGSFGTVYKGKWHGDVAVKILKVTDPTPEQLLAFKNEMQVLRKTRHVNILLFMGFMTKPNFAIITQWCEGSSLYHHLHVIETKFETMRRIDVARQTAQGIDYLHAKNIIHRDLKSNNIFLHEGWTVKIGDFGLATVKSRWTGSHQVEQPSGSILWMAPEVIRMQESNPYSFQSDVYGYGVVLFVVMSGTLPYSNINNRDQIIFMVGRGYLSPDLTKVYSNCPKAMKRLIINCLKFKKDERPLFPQILVAMEQVQESLPKIERSASEPSLHRAVHSEDLNSLLLNTTRLLQL